One Setaria viridis chromosome 5, Setaria_viridis_v4.0, whole genome shotgun sequence genomic region harbors:
- the LOC117859017 gene encoding IQ domain-containing protein IQM1 yields the protein MSLSLLNTERNHLLSPKPRSPRDGCFSPVRTSSPRATAKMARGGLERSLSFKNWEAQVAAPPQEPESAAPAGRGGSGINGARPGTLALQPAPQQQSPRQAASPAQAMIEYISPRPRVELDEAATKLQKIYKGHRTRRSLADSAIIAEELWWKTYDSVYLNIKSISFFDGGKQETAVSRWSRAGKRIAKVGKGLSKDEKAQKLALQHWLEAIDPRHRYGHNLHLYYDIWSASSSCEPFFYWLDIGAGRDQHHPKCPRSKLYSQLIMYLGPNERAAYEVIVEGGRLLYKQSGELVNTNEESKWIFVLSTSRSLYVGQKRKGRFQHSSFLSGAATTAAGRLVAKEGVLRAIWPYSGHYHPTEENFREFIAFLEENSVDLANVKRCSVDDDEYPSFKKAPEEAEAPTAEAAAHGETVETDQPVELPEVDIVKEEVAAEMAVGGGEEEDAAEPEMMARRPSFKWSTPTGARIGCLRDYPADLQSMALEQVNLSPRVAPSPGAAGRLPLPIPSPRPSPRIRLSPRLHYMGLPTPTSARLPIPSPAPGATRRSPKQQFMGFQTPAVALTLPKHKGK from the exons ATGTCTCTGAGTCTGCTCAACACAGAGCGCAACCACCTCCTGTCCCCGAAGCCGCGCAGCCCCCGGGATGGCTGCTTCTCGCCGGTGAGGACATCATCGCCCAGGGCCACCGCCAAGatggcgcgcggcggcctcgaGCGCTCGCTCAGCTTCAAGAACTGGGAGGCGCAGGTGGCGGCGCCCCCTCAAGAGCCTGAGTcggcggcccccgccggccggggcggcagcggcatcaACGGCGCGCGCCCGGGGACTCTGGCGCTGCAGccggcgccgcagcagcagAGCCCCCGCCAGGCGGCGTccccggcgcaggccatgatcGAGTACATCTCCCCGCGGCCCCGCGTGGAGCTCGACGAGGCGGCCACCAAGCTGCAGAAGATCTACAAGGGCCACCGCACGCGCCGGAGCCTCGCCGACAGCGCCATCATCGCCGAGGAGCTCTGGTGGAAGACCTACGACTCGGTCTACCTCAACATCAAGTCCATCTCCTTCTTCGACGGGGGGAAGCAGGAGACCGCCGTGTCGCGATGGTCCAGGGCGGGCAAGAGGATCGCCAAGGTCGGCAAGGGCCTCTCCAAGGATGAGAAGGCCCAGAAGCTCGCGCTCCAGCACTGGCTCGAAGCG ATTGACCCGCGCCACCGCTACGGCCACAACCTGCACCTCTACTACGACATCTGGTCCGCCAGCTCCAGCTGCGAGCCCTTCTTCTACTGGCTGGACATCGGCGCCGGTAGAGACCAGCATCACCCCAAATGCCCAAGAAGCAAGCTCTATTCGCAACTCATCATGTACCTCGGACCG AACGAGAGGGCGGCGTACGAGGTGATCGTGGAGGGAGGGCGTCTGCTGTACAAGCAGAGCGGGGAGCTGGTGAACACGAACGAGGAGTCCAAGTGGATCTTCGTGCTGAGCACAAGCCGGTCGCTGTACGTCGGGCAGAAGAGGAAGGGCAGGTTCCAACACTCGAGCTTCCTGTCCGGCGCCGCCACGACGGCCGCCGGGAGGCTCGTCGCCAAGGAGGGCGTCCTCAGGGCGATCTGGCCATACAGCGGGCACTACCACCCCACGGAGGAGAACTTCAGGGAGTTCATCGCCTTCCTCGAGGAGAACAGCGTCGACCTCGCCAACGTCAAGCGCTGctccgtcgacgacgacgagtacCCGTCGTTCAAGAAGGCGCCGGAGGAGGCCGAAGCGCCCACCGCCGAAGCTGCGGCGCACGGCGAGACCGTGGAGACGGACCAGCCGGTGGAGCTGCCGGAGGTGGACATCGtgaaggaggaggtggcggccgagatggccgtcggcggcggcgaggaggaggatgccgcgGAGCCGGAGATGATGGCGAGGCGGCCGTCGTTCAAGTGGTCGACGCCGACGGGCGCGCGCATCGGGTGCCTCCGGGACTACCCGGCGGACCTGCAGAGCATGGCGCTGGAGCAGGTGAACCTGTCGCCGCGGGTGGCGCCGTCGCCGGGCGCGGCGGGCAGGCTGCCGCTGCCGATCCCGTCGCCGCGCCCCAGCCCGAGGATCAGGCTGTCGCCGCGGCTCCACTACATGGGGCTCCCGACCCCGACCAGCGCCAGGCTCCCAATCCCGAGCCCGGCGCCGGGGGCCACCAGGCGGTCGCCCAAGCAGCAGTTCATGGGGTTCCAGACGCCGGCCGTGGCGCTCACGCTCCCCAAGCACAAAGGCAAGTGA